The window GATCTCTTCCCCTGTTGCGGGATTTATCGCATGGGCCCCTGTAAATACGCCCGTTTTTTCATCACTAAGCTCCGTGCGTTCTAAATCAGATTTTCGGGCCGCTTCTTCTTGATAGTCTTCTACCGCTTTTTTCTGATCTTCCGTCGTAATCTTATCAACTAAATCATGTTCCGGAGCCAGTACCATATAGGTTGCCCCAAAAATAGTATCGGGACGTGTGGTAAATACGCGGATTTCTTCGTCATAACCGGCAATTTCAAAATCAATGTCGGCGCCGATGGATTTTCCGATCCAGTCGCGCTGCATCTTTTTAGTAGATTCCGGCCAATCCAAATCATCAAGCCCTTCCAACAAACGATCAGCATATTCGGTAATCTTAAGCACCCACTGACGCATGGGCTTTTTCACAACCGGAAAGCCACCTACTTCACTCTTTCCATCGATCACTTCTTCATTAGCCAACACGGTTCCCAACTCAGGACACCAGTTTACCGGCACATCATCTTCGTAAGCCAGTCCCTTCTCGTACAGTTTCAGAAAAATCCACTGTGTCCACTTATAATAATCGGGATCAGTGGTATTCACTTCGCGGTCCCAGTCATAGCTAAAACCCAAATCCTGGAGCTGTTCCCGAAACCGATTTACATTCTCCTGTGTGGTTTCTCGTGGATGCGTGCCCGTCTTCACGGCATACTGTTCGGCCGGCAATCCAAAGGCATCCCATCCAATAGGATGCAACACGTTAAAACCGTTCATGCGCTTGTAGCGCGCCAGGATATCGGTAGCCGTGTACCCTTCGGGATGCCCTACATGTAACCCCGAACCACTGGGATATGGAAACATATCCAACACATAATATTTGGGCTTATCATGATCTTCTGGCGTTTTAAACGTTTTGTTCTCCTGCCAATACTGTTGCCATTTGGATTCAATATCTTCCGGCTTGTACGAACTCATTCAGTAATTTCTTAGTCTTTGATATTAGTTTTTTGCGTAATAGCACGCTAATGATCTGGTTGATAAATCTTATGTCACCCTGAATTTATTTCAGGATCTATCAGATGTAGAGGCTGAAACCAGTTCAGCATGACACAGATACTGCGATTCACCAAGTATCAAATTTTTAAAATACGCGTTACTGCTCTTATCATCAGTCGCCAAAGATAAGCAAAATTTGGGCTGGTTTGAAGAAAGGATTCTCCATCCTCTCCTTTGTTGTAATAAATCCAACAGTATAACTTAGAGCAATCAGCCTCTTTCTTCCATAACCGTCTTATAAGCTGATTTCACCTTCACTCCGGCCAGGGCTTCGTTAACGTTAAACAAGTGATCCCCAATTTTTTCTAACCGATTCAAATAATCCAGAAATATAAAGCCTACTTCGTTTGAATAGATTTTTTTCTCAAGCTGGGCATAATGAAATTCCATTAATTCATCCCGACAATCATCAATAGCATCTTCAATTTCCATCGAGTTATCGAGATCGATTTCGTTACCGTCTTTATCCAAATTCTCACGAACATTGCGAATGGAATCGTGAACTAAATCGAGTAGTTGCCCAAGTTTTTTCATAGCATCATCCGGAAGTTTACTTCCTTCATTTTGCATCCGCTCAAAAGTCTTCGACATCTGGTAATAAATATCAGCTACCCGTTCCAAGTCGTTAATCATACTATGCATTCCGCGGATACGACGGGTTGCTTTTTCAGTAAGATTATAACTCGATATCTTTGTCAGATATTCGGCAATTTCCAGCTCAATATTATCGGTAATTTGTTCCCGCTTTTCGATCTTTTTCAAAAATCGGTCTTGCCTGTTCTGCTTATTGAACAATAGCCCCTGAAAACTAAAGTGAATTTTTTCAATCAGTTTGGCAAACAATTCAATTTCTTTATGCGCCTGCGACATAGACAGTTCGGGCGAAGACATCATACCTGAGGATATGTACTGCAGTCGGTGCTGTGTGTCTTTTTCTTCCTTCTGATACTTCTCAATGAATTTAACGATATAGGGTACAAACCCGACCAGTAGCAGCACGTTTAATACATTAAATACCGTGTGAAATAGTGATACCGCCAAGGTTGCATTAGCACGACCGACCTGATCAATATTCGCACCGAGCACAGACGTATAATCCGCCATAAAATAGCCCATGGCATTATCGATCCCCATCAAAAACGGATCAATCATTAACAGCATCCAAAAGACCCCAAAGATATTAAACACAAAGTGAAATCGAGCTGCTCTCTTTGCATACACATTACCAACCACTGCTGCAATGTTTGCGGTAACTGTTGTCCCTATATTTTCTCCCAGAACCATAGCAGCCGCAATAGGGAAATCGATCCACCCCTCAAATAGCATTACAAGAGTGATTGCTGAAGCGGCCGAAGATGACTGTGTAACTAAGGTCAACAGGGTTCCCACGACGACAAAAATAAGGATGGAAGCAAACCCGAATTCCGTAAACGAATCCAAAAACATAAACATTTCGGGATTGTCTTGGATATTAGGCACTCCATTTTTGATAAAATCGAGTCCAATAAAAAGAATCCCGAAACCGATCATCGCCTCGGCAAGGTTTTGCAACTTTTCGCGGCCAAAAAAGATAAACGGGAAGA of the Fodinibius sp. Rm-B-1B1-1 genome contains:
- a CDS encoding Na/Pi cotransporter family protein; the encoded protein is MTYTFWDFLQLIGALGIFIYGMKVFSDGLQKVAGNKLRAILKGMTSTRFRGILTGFTTTTITQSSSTTTVMVVSFVNAGLITFLESTGVVMGANIGTTVTAWMISIFGFKMQITPLAMMLIGVFFPFIFFGREKLQNLAEAMIGFGILFIGLDFIKNGVPNIQDNPEMFMFLDSFTEFGFASILIFVVVGTLLTLVTQSSSAASAITLVMLFEGWIDFPIAAAMVLGENIGTTVTANIAAVVGNVYAKRAARFHFVFNIFGVFWMLLMIDPFLMGIDNAMGYFMADYTSVLGANIDQVGRANATLAVSLFHTVFNVLNVLLLVGFVPYIVKFIEKYQKEEKDTQHRLQYISSGMMSSPELSMSQAHKEIELFAKLIEKIHFSFQGLLFNKQNRQDRFLKKIEKREQITDNIELEIAEYLTKISSYNLTEKATRRIRGMHSMINDLERVADIYYQMSKTFERMQNEGSKLPDDAMKKLGQLLDLVHDSIRNVRENLDKDGNEIDLDNSMEIEDAIDDCRDELMEFHYAQLEKKIYSNEVGFIFLDYLNRLEKIGDHLFNVNEALAGVKVKSAYKTVMEERG